In one Macaca nemestrina isolate mMacNem1 chromosome 2, mMacNem.hap1, whole genome shotgun sequence genomic region, the following are encoded:
- the LOC105470800 gene encoding protein phosphatase inhibitor 2, which translates to MAASTASHRPIKGILKNKTSTTSSMVASAEQPRGSVDEELSKKSQKWDEMNILATYHPADKDYGLMKIDEPSTPYHSMMGDDEDACSDTETTEAMAPDILAKKLAAAEGLEPKYRIQEQESSGEEDSDLSPEEREKKRQFEMKRKLHYNEGLNIKLARQLISKDLHDDDEDEEMLETADGESMNTEESNQGSTPSDQQQNKLRSS; encoded by the exons ATGGCGGCCTCGACGGCCTCGCACCGGCCCATCAAGGGGATCCTGAAGAACAAGACCTCTACGACTTCCTCTATGGTGGCGTCGGCCGAACAGCCCCGCGGGAGTGTCGACGAGGAGCTGAG caaaaAATCCCAGAAGTGGGATGAAATGAACATCTTGGCGACGTATCATCCAGCAGACAAAGACTATGGTTTAATGAAAATAGATGAACCAAGCACTCCTTACCATAG TATGATGGGTGATGATGAAGATGCGTGTAGTGACACTGAGACCACTGAAGCCATGGCGCCAGACATCTTAGCCAAGAA GTTAGCTGCTGCTGAAGGCTTGGAGCCAAAGTATCGGATTCAGGAACAAGAAAGCAGTGGAGAGGAGGATAGTGACCTCTCACCTGAAGAACGAg AAAAAAAGCGACaatttgaaatgaaaaggaaGCTTCACTACAATGAAGGACTCAATATCAAACTAGCTAGACAATTAATTTCAAAAGACCtacatgatgatgatgaagatgaagaaatgtTAGAGACTGCAGATGGAGAAAGCATGAATACGGAAGAATCAAATCAAG